Proteins found in one Drosophila busckii strain San Diego stock center, stock number 13000-0081.31 chromosome 2R, ASM1175060v1, whole genome shotgun sequence genomic segment:
- the LOC117134660 gene encoding uncharacterized protein LOC117134660 gives MRLTLGVGAAQLLLLITFCGTLTVGAGGVPPLITGAVDIIKLIQGVTTGILKVWDLIGYLPTNGNDLPIVENRQHQIIEQISLISDQIDRSEKQQEEYFKLTIESMKKELHAESQLAHQMHIVSDLTKLITMRYDQMNSYKDATIEPITFYGFVEWNVVPGPTALPFLLRRLHEEMYGDVKEDSSNSLFALLVRNYENEVDQICSSNRSPQQFAYDLFTKAALTELKVYLTAQFSWIALRNAGRGNFTKELSLMQESYDKNLQHSQKLLIDVMVRTGRVYWRCDPKPDAQVLGRSYEQVTRLLQGYIENEVNLNAEQSCTQTCEDYDNVRITGCYPDTFCNKQPKCSGRLYNCRFIEADMSICMSKNSSRRYDYVEYDNGRVIGADAGTHGTQCPGPKQEADSWSYWFWRCNYCLCLCDDEESAVSDRYFSLRDTLSDFRLNMIVTGARFIKDQRVFHLQLQQGELLPGGLVNQSSLAWIPLESFDVSHVDVREGFDYHKLSYKSRAVDLDEISTTNSSLVVTGARLRVLKNHLNLEVRFSLFNVTTGRLMLPEKHSVWLSNDKEHTQLILKNPHIPTKSMLSSMPLSKHNEFMEFVSSSTDKDAAQNTVPYIDVQDVVPNPAVALSGLGIYHKGRNGYGGFFAPKIITYDLSKTITKPTQLNMYF, from the coding sequence ATGCGCTTGACACTCGGCGTGGGAGCAGctcagctgttgcttttaattacattttgtggAACGCTGACAGTTGGAGCAGGAGGCGTTCCACCTTTGATTACTGGCGCCGTGGATATTATTAAACTGATTCAAGGTGTAACAACAGGCATATTGAAGGTATGGGACTTAATTGGCTATTTGCCCACAAATGGCAACGATCTGCCCATAGTGGAAAACAGGCAGCACCAAATTATTGAGCAAATTTCATTGATCAGCGATCAGATAGACCGCTCTGAGAAACAGCAAGAGGAATACTTTAAACTAACCATAGAGAGCATGAAAAAAGAGCTGCATGCCGAGTCGCAACTGGCGCATCAGATGCACATAGTCAGCGATTTAACCAAGCTGATAACAATGCGCTATGACCAAATGAATTCCTACAAGGACGCCACCATTGAGCCCATTACTTTCTATGGCTTCGTCGAATGGAATGTGGTGCCCGGTCCAACTGCGCTGCCATTTCTGCTGCGCCGACTGCACGAGGAGATGTATGGTGATGTTAAGGAAGACAGTAGCAACTCGCTCTTTGCGCTGTTGGTGCGCAATTATGAAAATGAAGTGGACCAAATATGCTCGTCTAATCGCTCGCCGCAGCAGTTTGCATATGATCTGTTTACTAAGGCGGCGCTTACGGAGCTTAAAGTCTATCTCACGGCGCAATTTTCATGGATAGCGCTGCGCAATGCAGGACGCGGTAATTTCACGAAGGAGCTATCCCTAATGCAGGAGAGCTATGATAAGAACTTGCAGCATTCACAGAAATTACTAATTGACGTTATGGTGCGCACCGGACGCGTCTATTGGCGCTGCGATCCCAAGCCAGACGCGCAGGTGTTGGGTCGGAGCTATGAGCAGGTGACACGTCTGCTGCAAGGCTATATAGAAAACGAGGTAAATCTGAACGCGGAGCAAAGCTGTACTCAAACCTGCGAGGATTATGATAATGTGCGCATCACTGGATGCTACCCAGATACGTTCTGCAATAAGCAGCCGAAGTGCAGTGGACGTTTGTATAATTGCCGCTTTATAGAGGCGGATATGTCGATTTGCATGTCCAAGAACAGCTCGCGGCGTTACGATTACGTTGAATATGATAATGGGCGCGTTATAGGCGCTGATGCTGGTACTCATGGCACCCAATGCCCTGGACCTAAGCAGGAGGCCGATTCGTGGTCATATTGGTTTTGGCGCTGCAACTATTGCTTATGTCTGTGTGACGATGAAGAGAGTGCCGTGAGTGATCGGTACTTTAGCTTGCGTGATACATTATCGGATTTCCGTTTAAATATGATTGTCACGGGCGCGCGTTTTATTAAGGATCAGCGtgtatttcatttgcagctgcaacaaggCGAGCTGTTGCCTGGTGGCTTAGTCAATCAGTCTTCGCTTGCCTGGATACCTTTGGAGTCCTTCGATGTTAGCCATGTAGATGTCCGCGAGGGCTTTGACTACCACAAGCTCAGCTACAAGAGCCGTGCCGTAGATTTGGATGAGATCAGCACTACAAATAGCTCGCTTGTGGTGACTGGCGCACGTTTGCGCGTGCTCAAAAATCATCTCAACTTAGAGGTGCGATTTAGCTTGTTTAATGTAACCACAGGCCGCCTCATGCTGCCAGAGAAGCATAGTGTTTGGTTGTCCAACGACAAGGAACATACTCAGTTGATTCTTAAAAATCCACACATTCCAACTAAATCGATGCTGTCCTCCATGCCGCTATCAAAGCACAACGAGTTTATGGAATTTGTCAGCTCCAGCACAGATAAGGACGCGGCGCAAAACACTGTGCCCTACATTGATGTGCAGGATGTTGTTCCCAATCCGGCCGTTGCACTTTCTGGCCTGGGCATTTATCACAAAGGACGCAATGGTTATGGTGGATTCTTTGCACCAAAGATCATCACATACGACTTGTCCAAAACCATTACTAAGCCCACTCAATTGAACATGTACTTTTAA
- the LOC108595817 gene encoding uncharacterized protein LOC108595817, whose protein sequence is MPCHTKHSNLLTLVASRDYSTFSGGGGLTQRLLKPMSMELRSAQVQMIRRRQQLIKELYEQEFEDQSEELSKLKLSLKALAWRYRCTPLGLLPVWQ, encoded by the exons ATGCCATGCCATACCAAGCACTCAAATCT GCTCACCCTCGTTGCCAGTCGTGACTACAGCACATTTTCGGGAGGCGGAGGTCTGACCCAGCGTCTGCTCAAGCCCATGAGCATGGAGCTGAGGTCCGCGCAGGTTCAAATGATACGCAGGCGCCAGCAGCTTATAAAGGAGCTGTATGAGCAGGAGTTTGAGGATCAGAGCGAGGAGCTGAGTAAGCTAAAGCTCAGCCTGAAAGCGTTGGCCTGGCGTTATCGCTGCACGCCGCTGGGCTTGCTGCCGGTTTGGCAGTAG